One region of uncultured Sulfurimonas sp. genomic DNA includes:
- a CDS encoding DegT/DnrJ/EryC1/StrS family aminotransferase has protein sequence MSRKIDFANLKHQHNLYKDEIEEAILKVVRNCNFIMGEEVKELEQNLQEFTGAKHAITCSSGTDALLLAMMALDIKPGDEIITTPFTFIATAETIAFLGAKPVFVDIDEKTYNIDVSKIEAAITPKTKAIMPVSLYGQPADIDALEQLKLKHSKLKIIIDGAQSFGSTYNGKTDSNLGDISTTSFFPAKPLGCYGDGGAVFTNNEELANKMKSLRVHGQSKRYHHKYIGMGGRLDTLQAAVLNVKLKHYPKDLSLRQEVASKYTKALENKTNLVLPFVAPNASSAWAQYSVRVKNRDEVQASLKEQVIPTAVHYPMPLHLQECFSYLGYKKGDFPISEIVSDEIMSIPMNPYVSDEEIEHMQYNI, from the coding sequence ATGAGTCGTAAAATAGATTTTGCAAATCTAAAACACCAACACAATCTTTATAAAGATGAGATAGAAGAAGCGATACTTAAAGTTGTAAGAAATTGTAACTTTATCATGGGTGAAGAGGTAAAAGAGCTAGAACAAAACCTTCAAGAGTTCACAGGTGCAAAACATGCCATCACATGCTCATCTGGAACAGATGCACTACTACTTGCTATGATGGCACTAGATATCAAACCAGGTGATGAGATCATCACTACACCTTTTACATTTATAGCTACAGCTGAGACTATCGCTTTTTTAGGTGCAAAACCTGTATTTGTAGATATAGATGAAAAAACTTACAACATAGATGTATCTAAAATTGAAGCAGCTATCACACCAAAAACAAAAGCTATCATGCCAGTAAGTCTATATGGACAACCAGCAGACATAGATGCACTAGAACAATTAAAACTTAAACATTCAAAATTAAAAATTATCATTGATGGAGCTCAAAGCTTTGGAAGTACTTATAATGGAAAAACTGACAGTAACTTAGGAGATATCTCAACAACTTCATTTTTCCCTGCGAAACCACTTGGGTGCTATGGTGATGGTGGTGCTGTATTTACTAATAATGAAGAATTAGCAAATAAAATGAAATCTCTAAGGGTACATGGACAATCAAAAAGATACCATCATAAATATATAGGTATGGGTGGAAGACTAGATACTTTACAAGCAGCAGTATTAAATGTGAAATTAAAACACTATCCAAAAGATTTGAGCTTAAGACAAGAAGTTGCTTCTAAATATACAAAAGCATTAGAAAATAAAACAAATTTAGTTTTACCATTTGTAGCTCCTAATGCTTCATCAGCATGGGCACAGTATTCTGTAAGAGTTAAGAATAGAGATGAAGTACAAGCAAGTTTAAAAGAGCAAGTAATACCAACAGCTGTACACTATCCTATGCCTTTACATTTACAAGAGTGTTTTTCATACTTAGGATATAAGAAAGGTGACTTCCCTATCTCTGAAATAGTTTCTGATGAGATTATGTCAATTCCAATGAATCCTTATGTAAGTGATGAAGAGATTGAGCATATGCAGTACAACATATAA
- a CDS encoding Gfo/Idh/MocA family oxidoreductase, with the protein MNNIKNFALIGASGYIAPRHMQAITDTGNTLVAALDPYDGIGIMDSHFPQASFFTEFERFDRFVDKWHRENEKKIDYMAITTPNYLHDAHIRFALKSGADAICEKPLVLNPHNIDQLKVIEQETGKKVNNILQLRLHPSIIALKEKVQKELEQNPNKVYDIDLTYLTSRGKWYFVSWKGDEAKSGGIASNIGVHFYDMLCWIFGDVEENIVHLKTPDANAGSFKLKHATVRWFLSVNYDYLPTDIKEQGQTTFRSITVDGDEIEFSGGFKDLHTRSYEEILAGNGFGLDEAYGSIRTVSTIRNTDAIGLKGEYHPFCKKIIS; encoded by the coding sequence ATGAATAATATCAAAAACTTTGCCCTAATAGGAGCTTCAGGATATATAGCACCAAGACATATGCAAGCTATAACTGACACAGGTAACACATTAGTTGCAGCATTAGATCCTTATGATGGAATTGGAATTATGGATAGCCATTTTCCACAGGCTAGTTTTTTTACTGAATTTGAGCGATTTGATAGATTTGTAGATAAATGGCATAGAGAAAATGAGAAAAAAATAGACTATATGGCAATCACAACTCCAAACTATCTTCATGATGCACATATTAGATTTGCACTTAAAAGTGGAGCAGATGCTATTTGTGAAAAACCGCTTGTACTTAATCCCCACAATATAGACCAATTAAAAGTAATAGAACAAGAAACAGGAAAAAAAGTAAACAACATATTGCAACTAAGACTTCATCCTTCTATTATAGCATTAAAAGAAAAAGTTCAAAAAGAGTTAGAACAAAACCCAAACAAAGTATATGATATAGATTTAACATACCTTACAAGTAGAGGGAAATGGTACTTTGTATCTTGGAAAGGCGATGAGGCTAAATCAGGTGGAATAGCTTCAAATATTGGAGTACATTTTTATGATATGCTTTGTTGGATATTTGGAGATGTAGAAGAAAATATAGTACATCTTAAAACACCAGATGCAAATGCAGGTAGTTTTAAACTTAAGCATGCAACCGTAAGATGGTTCCTATCTGTAAATTATGATTATTTACCAACTGATATAAAAGAACAAGGTCAAACTACTTTTAGAAGTATCACAGTTGATGGTGACGAGATAGAGTTTTCAGGTGGATTCAAGGACTTACATACAAGATCTTATGAAGAGATACTAGCTGGAAATGGTTTTGGACTAGATGAAGCTTATGGAAGTATAAGAACAGTTTCAACTATACGAAATACAGATGCAATAGGACTAAAAGGTGAATATCATCCATTTTGTAAAAAAATTATCTCATGA
- a CDS encoding RepB family plasmid replication initiator protein, which produces MYKFINQHKLTKIEANFLALIISQVEMQDQKFKCYIINRSEFPHELDFKTFFSKPLKIIEEDSTFITNYFTTIEMQTHFYRVSISEKLKPYLAELNKRYDIDALQSLFTHEKTKEIVQKSKSVSSKDDEAEYNLKIKRVVNFFDQERKKLQANYVRKEFKNTDAQYSLRIHLKESGRTPEMFFDAIRWLFSNNPKAAFHRDYIMNIAKLIEHFNTLEHQAMHSKEAIEFNEEAQTWSNIYKKQGLSDEQILEKLREAGYIK; this is translated from the coding sequence ATGTACAAATTTATAAATCAACATAAACTTACTAAAATTGAAGCAAATTTTTTAGCATTGATAATTTCACAAGTAGAGATGCAAGACCAAAAATTTAAATGTTACATTATAAACAGATCTGAATTTCCACACGAGCTTGACTTTAAAACATTTTTCTCAAAACCATTAAAAATCATCGAAGAAGATAGTACTTTTATAACTAACTATTTTACGACTATAGAGATGCAAACCCATTTTTACAGAGTCTCTATATCTGAAAAATTAAAACCATATTTGGCTGAGTTAAACAAGCGTTATGACATAGATGCTTTGCAAAGTCTTTTTACTCATGAAAAAACAAAAGAGATAGTTCAAAAAAGTAAGAGTGTATCAAGTAAAGATGATGAAGCGGAGTATAATCTCAAGATAAAAAGAGTAGTAAATTTCTTTGATCAAGAGAGAAAAAAACTACAAGCAAACTATGTAAGAAAAGAGTTTAAAAACACAGATGCACAGTATTCGCTTAGAATCCATCTAAAAGAGAGTGGACGAACACCTGAGATGTTTTTTGACGCTATAAGATGGCTTTTTTCAAACAATCCTAAAGCTGCCTTTCATAGAGACTACATAATGAATATAGCAAAACTTATAGAGCATTTTAATACTCTAGAACACCAAGCGATGCACTCAAAAGAAGCTATAGAGTTTAATGAAGAGGCTCAAACATGGTCAAATATATATAAAAAACAGGGTCTCTCAGATGAGCAGATACTAGAAAAACTAAGAGAAGCAGGCTATATAAAATGA
- a CDS encoding MarR family EPS-associated transcriptional regulator has product MTNEYNDLQILRAIKENVSQPSIAKEIGCSVGKVNYILKALVDKGLVKYENFTNSDDKRKYSYLLTKKGIEEKINLTEKFIKRKKEEYEELQKELKEYKKYE; this is encoded by the coding sequence TTGACCAACGAATACAACGACCTACAAATACTACGAGCTATAAAAGAAAATGTATCTCAGCCTTCTATTGCTAAAGAGATAGGTTGTAGCGTAGGAAAAGTCAACTATATACTCAAAGCACTCGTAGATAAAGGACTAGTAAAATACGAAAACTTTACAAACTCAGATGACAAAAGAAAATACTCATATTTGCTTACAAAAAAAGGGATTGAGGAGAAAATAAATCTCACTGAGAAGTTTATAAAAAGAAAAAAAGAAGAGTATGAAGAGCTTCAAAAAGAGCTTAAAGAGTATAAAAAATATGAATAA
- a CDS encoding acyltransferase, producing the protein MTKFFAHESSYVDDNVTIGDDTKIWHFSHILSGSNIGSNCSFGQNCVVGPKVNIGNGVKVQNNISIYEGVEVKNDVFLGPSMVFTNVVNPRSFIVRREEFKKTLLKKGCSIGANATVVCGTTIGEYALIGSGAVVNKDVKPYALMVGVPAKQIGWVSIAGNTLKFDENNEAVDSFDNSRYKIVNDNLEVIK; encoded by the coding sequence ATGACTAAGTTTTTTGCACATGAATCTTCATATGTAGATGATAATGTAACTATAGGCGATGACACTAAAATATGGCATTTTTCACATATTTTAAGTGGTTCAAATATTGGTTCTAACTGTTCTTTTGGACAAAACTGTGTAGTAGGGCCAAAAGTCAATATAGGAAATGGCGTTAAAGTTCAAAATAATATCTCTATTTATGAAGGTGTCGAAGTAAAAAATGATGTTTTCCTTGGACCTTCAATGGTTTTTACAAATGTAGTGAACCCAAGATCTTTTATAGTAAGACGTGAAGAGTTTAAAAAAACACTTCTTAAAAAAGGTTGTTCAATCGGTGCGAATGCTACAGTAGTATGTGGTACTACTATAGGTGAGTATGCACTTATAGGAAGTGGAGCAGTTGTGAATAAAGATGTTAAACCTTATGCCCTTATGGTAGGAGTTCCTGCTAAACAGATAGGATGGGTATCTATCGCTGGAAATACACTAAAATTTGATGAAAACAATGAAGCAGTAGATAGCTTTGATAATAGTAGATATAAAATAGTAAATGATAATTTAGAGGTAATAAAATAA
- a CDS encoding nucleotide sugar dehydrogenase, whose amino-acid sequence MNKKICIIGLGYVGLPLAHAFSEKYQVVGFDINQSRIEELNNGFDRTLELSETQVKESIQNGMKFSLDLKDIEDCNVYIVTVPTPIDSTNRPDLTPLIKSSQMIGKVLKKDDIVIYESTVYPGVTEEVCVPELERTSNLRFNTDFFAGYSPERINPGDKEHTVTKILKVTSGSTPQIATVVDDLYSSVIKAGTFKATSIKVAEASKVIENTQRDVNIALINELALIFDNVGIDTNEVIEAAATKWNFIKLKPGLVGGHCIGVDPYYLTFKAEELGYTPNLILGARQINNGMGKYIAEKTIKLMIKNGKKIKDTNILVLGVTFKEDCPDLRNTKVTDIVNELEEYGVNVDIYDPWVDLEETKLHFHHTLMEKNPFEEDKKYDSIIVAVAHNHFVKLTQEDYHSISNGDEILIDIKGILKKPTWRL is encoded by the coding sequence ATGAATAAAAAGATATGTATTATAGGACTAGGATATGTAGGGCTTCCATTAGCTCATGCTTTTAGTGAAAAATATCAAGTAGTAGGTTTTGATATAAATCAATCAAGAATTGAAGAGTTAAATAACGGTTTTGATAGAACACTAGAACTTTCTGAAACTCAAGTTAAAGAATCAATACAAAATGGTATGAAGTTTTCTTTAGATTTAAAAGATATAGAAGATTGTAATGTTTATATCGTAACTGTACCAACTCCAATAGATAGTACAAATAGACCTGATTTAACTCCACTTATTAAATCATCTCAAATGATAGGAAAAGTTCTAAAAAAAGATGACATAGTTATCTACGAATCTACAGTATATCCAGGTGTTACAGAAGAGGTTTGTGTACCAGAACTAGAAAGAACATCAAATCTTAGATTTAATACAGACTTCTTTGCAGGTTATAGTCCAGAGAGAATCAATCCAGGTGATAAAGAACACACAGTTACAAAAATACTAAAAGTAACATCAGGTTCAACGCCACAAATAGCAACAGTAGTAGATGATTTATATTCTTCAGTTATAAAAGCAGGTACTTTTAAAGCTACATCTATAAAAGTAGCAGAAGCAAGTAAAGTTATAGAAAACACTCAAAGAGATGTAAATATTGCACTTATAAATGAGCTAGCATTAATTTTTGATAATGTGGGGATAGATACAAACGAAGTAATAGAAGCAGCAGCAACAAAGTGGAACTTCATAAAACTAAAACCAGGCCTTGTAGGAGGTCACTGTATAGGAGTGGATCCATACTATCTTACATTTAAAGCAGAAGAGCTGGGCTACACGCCAAACTTAATTCTTGGTGCAAGACAAATAAATAATGGTATGGGAAAATACATAGCAGAAAAAACAATTAAGCTTATGATTAAAAATGGTAAAAAAATAAAAGATACGAATATACTTGTACTTGGAGTTACTTTTAAAGAAGATTGCCCGGATCTTAGAAATACAAAAGTAACTGACATAGTTAATGAGCTTGAAGAATATGGAGTTAATGTAGATATCTATGATCCATGGGTGGACCTAGAAGAAACTAAACTTCACTTTCATCATACGCTTATGGAAAAAAATCCATTTGAGGAAGATAAAAAATATGACTCTATAATCGTAGCAGTTGCACACAATCATTTTGTAAAACTGACTCAAGAAGATTATCATAGCATTTCAAATGGAGATGAAATTTTAATAGATATAAAAGGGATACTTAAAAAACCTACATGGAGATTATAA
- a CDS encoding DUF445 domain-containing protein: MKLNKSFTTHFIAVILTALSFVIPNEYSSLLLFAGLFALSGALTNHLAIHMLFEKVPFLYGSGVIPLRFEAFKESIKNLMMNEFFTKEQLDNFFKNEEKKINLEPIIQETDFTPAFDALSKTVMESSFGGMLGMFGGESALEGLREPFSLKMKSAVVKIVSSDAFDQTLQNHMQNSPLSDDMLNSIEKVIDARLNELTPQIVKEIIQKLIKEHLEWLVIWGGVFGGVIGLTSSLLL; encoded by the coding sequence TTGAAACTAAATAAAAGTTTTACTACCCATTTTATTGCTGTTATTTTAACAGCTTTATCATTTGTTATACCTAATGAATATAGTTCTTTACTTCTTTTTGCAGGTCTTTTTGCACTCTCAGGCGCTCTTACTAACCATCTTGCTATTCATATGCTTTTTGAAAAAGTTCCTTTTCTATATGGTTCTGGAGTTATTCCTCTTAGATTTGAAGCATTTAAAGAGTCAATAAAAAATCTTATGATGAATGAGTTTTTCACAAAAGAACAACTAGACAATTTTTTTAAAAATGAAGAAAAAAAGATAAACCTAGAACCAATCATACAAGAAACAGACTTCACTCCAGCCTTTGATGCACTAAGTAAAACAGTTATGGAATCTTCTTTTGGTGGGATGCTTGGAATGTTTGGTGGAGAGAGTGCACTTGAAGGTCTTCGTGAGCCATTTTCACTAAAAATGAAATCAGCCGTTGTAAAGATAGTATCCTCAGATGCATTCGACCAAACACTACAAAACCACATGCAAAACTCACCACTAAGCGATGATATGCTTAACTCCATAGAAAAAGTCATAGATGCAAGACTAAATGAACTAACACCACAAATAGTAAAAGAAATCATCCAAAAACTAATCAAAGAGCATCTTGAGTGGCTTGTTATTTGGGGAGGGGTTTTTGGTGGCGTTATTGGATTAACTAGTTCACTGCTTTTATAA